A genomic segment from Spinacia oleracea cultivar Varoflay chromosome 3, BTI_SOV_V1, whole genome shotgun sequence encodes:
- the LOC110779429 gene encoding jasmonate-induced protein homolog has protein sequence MASAQASIVRNDQEEKEIVLAMVEKAKSIGKSDDKNVVNKHSLAQNSAVVTMNNATTGLINFNQSNDWTGSIIGGTYPVSIFSGNPGTFTHAGQPNNGSQGAVVYSGNNKQGIPCGWLLAWIAPTNNSTTTPNRVYVECGPVANYDIINWTTIKTKLDVANAYSNYFDPATQTTIAAQLTPSGSFAALGANFGAM, from the exons ATGGCTTCAGCACAGGCATCGATTGTAAGGAATGACCAGGAGGAGAAAGAAATTGTGCTTGCGATGGTAGAGAAGGCAAAGAGTATTGGAAAATCTGATGACAAGAATGTTGTGAACAAACATAGTTTGGCTCAAAACAGTGCGGTTGTCACCATGAACAACGCCACCACTGGGCTAATCAACTTTAACCAATCTAATGATTGGACAGGGAGTATCATTGGTGGCACATACCCCGTCAGTATTTTCTCTGGGAATCCGGGTACCTTCACCCATGCTGGGCAACCTAACAATGGCTCCCAAGGAGCGGTAGTTTACTCTGGAAATAACAAGCAAGGAATTCCTTGTGGATGGCTTTTGGCTTGGATTGCACCCACCAATAACTCCACGACCACTCCTAATAGG GTGTATGTTGAGTGTGGCCCGGTCGCTAACTATGATATCATAAACTGGACCACAATCAAAACTAAGCTCGACGTAGCAAATGCCTACAGCAACTACTTTGACCCAGCTACTCAGACCACTATTGCTGCTCAGCTCACTCCAAGCGGAAGTTTTGCTGCTCTTGGTGCAAATTTTGGAGCTATGTAA
- the LOC110779430 gene encoding uncharacterized protein, producing the protein MTDDSEDLSDGEEPHGEEDEATPDPVTKRLNKMENHMKKRCSLMMKLMTKLPGAPTHVETEPTDEYAASPFCEAIARVTVPHQLRLPTWTTLYDGTSNPYRHVNFYKQRMWQIGIPYDLVEPVMCKSFGGTLDGAALEWLMNITPGSIFCLSDLINAFYQQFASSRQLEKQTSDLYRLVQGPAESVRDYFNRFNCEKISIKNCDVRTAIEAFKRGLVPNSELFRELTKYPCATFEEIRSRATAQMRIEDDEITRMVSQRPAGGSSDWRSYTPRNNGWRHQPYNRQSQVQNVNQYDETNSVYRNERVVYPPISEYGFNVDIRGVVNALQSVGGTVRWPKKSDRPDSTKDMSRWCDFHRDNGHTTEECISLKKEVAYLLKRGHLKDLLSNKGKETYNKGSSSQPNPAPSGDRPAPPTFEKVVNVISGGSDICGLTSSAAKKINRGEYEAVKEGQTEDEAALDKSLAAMIITFDDSDSTDKIQEHHDGLVISLAIGNALIKRILIDNSSSANVLFLEALQEMGLDEKSIIRRSTVLVGFSGESLRTVGEISLPTYAEGVNVMTKFNVVDCPSAYNVILGRPWIHKMKAVPSTYHQSIKFPTKWGVMEIKGQQRDAKKCYETALKPSKSSI; encoded by the coding sequence ATGACTGACGACTCTGAGGACCTGTCCGACGGTGAGGAGCCACATGGGGAAGAGGACGAAGCAACACCGGACCCCGTCACCAAGCGCCTAAATAAGATGGAAAATCACATGAAGAAGCGATGCTCGTTGATGATGAAGCTGATGACCAAACTGCCGGGGGCACCCACGCACGTGGAAACCGAGCCAACCGACGAGTATGCAGCATCGCCGTTCTGCGAAGCGATCGCTAGGGTGACGGTACCACACCAGCTCCGACTCCCTACCTGGACCACCCTGTATGACGGAACGTCTAATCCATACAGACACGTCAACTTCTACAAGCAGCGAATGTGGCAGATCGGCATCCCCTACGACCTGGTCGAGCCCGTCATGTGCAAATCCTTCGGAGGAACCCTCGACGGAGCAGCCCTGGAATGGCTCATGAACATTACACCTGGATCTATCTTCTGCCTGTCCGACCTCATCAACGCCTTCTACCAACAATTCGCCAGCAGTCGCCAGTTGGAGAAACAAACAAGTGACCTCTATCGGTTGGTCCAAGGACCTGccgagtcggtacgcgattattttaaccgttttaattgtgaGAAAATTAGTATAAAAAACTGTGATGTCAGGACAGCCATCGAAGCATTCAAGAGAGGTCTCGTCCCCAACTCGGAGCTGTTCCGGGAACTAACCAAATATCCCTGTGCAACCTTCGAAGAAATCAGATCGAGGGCTACTGCCCAGATGCGGATTGAAGACGACGAGATTACACGAATGGTTTCTCAGCGACCAGCAGGGGGCAGCAGCGACTGGAGGTCGTACACCCCAAGGAACAACGGCTGGAGACACCAACCATACAACCGCCAGAGTCAGGTACAAAATGTCAATCAATATGATGAGACTAACAGTGTTTACAGGAATGAACGGGTCGTTTATCCCCCCATCTCCGAGTATGGCTTCAACGTCGACATCAGAGGCGTGGTAAACGCCCTTCAAAGTGTAGGTGGTACCGTCAGATGGCCTAAGAAGAGCGACAGACCAGACTCTACGAAGGACATGAGCAGGTGGTGCGACTTTCACCGCGACAATGGCCACACAACCGAGGAATGCATCTCCCTCAAAAAGGAGGTGGCGTATCTATTGAAAAGAGGCCACCTAAAGGACCTACTGAGCAACAAAGGAAAGGAGACGTACAACAAGGGTAGCAGCTCCCAACCCAACCCAGCACCAAGCGGCGACCGACCGGCCCCGCCCACGTTCGAAAAAGTGGTAAACGTTATTTCTGGTGGTTCAGATATATGTGGACTAACTtcttctgcagctaaaaaaATCAACAGGGGCGAATATGAAGCCGTCAAAGAGGGGCAGACCGAAGATGAAGCAGCACTCGACAAGTCATTAGCAGCGATGATAATAACTTTCGACGACTCAGACTCAACCGACAAAATACAGGAACATCATGACGGGCTAGTCATATCGCTCGCAATAGGCAACGCTCTCATCAAAAGGATATTGATCGACAACAGCAGCTCAGCAAACGTATTGTTCCTAGAGGCTCTGCAGGAAATGGGACTAGACGAAAAGAGTATAATCAGAAGGTCgacagtcctagtaggattcagtGGAGAATCGCTACGAACAGTAGGAGAGATATCGCTGCCTACGTACGCAGAAGGTGTTAATGTGATGACCAAGTTCAACGTCGTCGACTGCCCATCAGCATACAACGTCATTTTGGGACgaccatggatccacaaaatgaagGCGGTGCCGTCGACATACCACCAGTCAATCAAGTTCCCAACCAAATGGGGAgtcatggaaatcaaaggacAACAAAGGGACGCAAAGAAATGTTATGAAACGGCGCTGAAACCATCAAAGTCATccatctag